The Jiangella alba genome includes the window TCGATGGGGGCCGGCCACGCCTACGTCCTCTGGCGGCACGTGCTGCCGAAGACCATGCTGCTGGCCATCGGCGAGTTCGTGGCCGCGACCAGCGGCGCGATCCTGCTGGAGTCGTCGCTGAGCTTCCTCGGCCTCGGCGACCCGCTGCAGGAGAGCTGGGGCTCCACCCTCTACTGGGCGCAGGCGCGCGGCGCGTTCCTCACACCGGCGTGGAAGTGGTGGGTGCTGCCGCCCGGCCTGCTGATCATGTGCTCCGCCCTCGGATTCGCCCTGCTCGGCTACGCCCTCGAGCAGCGCATCAACCCCCGCCTGCGCCGATCGTGACGGCGCCGGCACCGACAGAAGGGACCGCTCCATGACGAACGTCCTCATGCTCGCGAGCTACGGCCTGGAGATCGTCGAGTGCGGCGGCGCGATCGCCAAGGCGGTGGCCGCGGGCGAGACCGTCAACGCGGCCGTCCTCATGTGCCGCGAGGAGAGCCGGCCGCAGGTGGCGCGGGCGGCGGACATCCTCGGGGTGAGCGGCGACGTCGACTTCCTCGACGTGTCGTTCGGCGAGGTGGACCTCGCGTCGGCGACCAAGGTCAAGGTGGTGGAGCTGATCCGCCGCACCAAGCCCGACGTCATCATCATGCAGGACCCGCAGCACGCCCAGCACGACCTCGACCCGGACCGCCGCGTCATCGCGCTCCTCTTCGCCGAGGCCCTCGCCGTCGCCGGCCGCGACTGGCGCGTCGAGGAGTGCGGCGGCCACGACCCGCACCCGATCCCGACCATCTACTACATGACGCCCGAGCACCCCAACTGCGTCGTCGAGATCGGCGACGTGCTGGACAAGAAGCTCAAGGCGCTGCAGGAGCTGTCGTCGCAGAACACGTTCAGCGCGCAGCACTGGCTGGAGCACACCACGCCGGAGATCCTGCGCTCGGTCGTCCCCGCCTGGACCGACGGCGAGCTGGAGACGCTCGGCGCGGAGGGGCAGCGCGCGTTCTTCACGGCGCTCGCCCTGACCAACGGGCTCGCCTCCCACTCCGGCGCGGTGCTCGGCGAGCCGTACCGGCGCGAGGGCACGTTCGTCATGGACCGCCTGACGCGCTGACGATCGCGGCCGATAGGAGCCGACCGACGTCGCCGAGGAGGTGGTGGCCGCCCGTGACGATGGGGCGGCCATCGGCGATGACGGTGTCGACGTCGGCGGAAGTGGCGGCGAACAGCACCTGAGCAGGGTCGACGCCGGCGGTGCGGGGGGAGTCGAGGCGGACGGCGACGAGGTCGGCGCGGGCGCCGGGCGCCAGCCGGCCCGCGTCCGGCCAGCCGAGGCTCGCGTGCGCCGTCGCCGCGGCGAGCAGCTCCGCCGGGGAGAAGTGGCCGCGCTCCAGCGTGCGCAGCCGCTCGTGCGTCTCCAGCGCGCGGGCCTCCTCGAACAGGTCGATGACGGCGTGCTGGTCGGTGCCGAGCGACAGCGGCGCACCGGCGTCGAGCAGCGCCCGGGCCGGCCCGATGCCGTCGGCGAGGTCGCGCTCGGTGGTCGGGCAGAGGCACGCGGTCGTCCGCGCGGCACCGAGCAGGGCGATGTCGCCGGGCGTCAGGTGCGTCGCGTGGACGACGGTCGTGTGCGGCCCGAGCGCGCCGTGTTCGTCCAGCAGCCCGGCCGGCGTGACGCCGTAGGCCGCGAGGGCCGCTTCGTTCTCGGCCGGCTGCTCGGAGAGGTGGACGTGCAGCGGGCGGCCGGCCGCGGCGGCCGCGACGGCGCCGATCGCGTCGGCGGGCACGGCCCGGACGGAGTGGACGGCGGCGCCGACGCGCGTGGTGGCGTCGTCGCGCAGCAGGGCGAACCGTTCGGCCCAGCCGTCGGCGGAACCGTCGCCGAAGCGCAGCTGGACGCCATCCAGCGGCTGCCCGATGCCGCCGGCCAGGTAGCAGGTGTCCAGCAGCGTCAGCCGCAGGCCGGCGTCGAGCGCGGCCTGCCGCAGCGCCGCGCCCATCGCGTTCGGGTCGGCGTACGGCACGCCGCCGGGGCCGTGGTGCAGGTAGTGGAACTCGCCGACGGCGGTGACGCCGGTCAGCGCCATCTCGGCGTATGTGGCTCGCGCCAGCTCGTAGTACGTGTCCGGGGTGAGCCGCCCGGCCAGCGCGTACATCGCCTCGCGCCACGTCCAGAACGAGCCGTGCCCGTCGTGCGTGCGGCCGCGCAGCGCCCGGTGGAACGCGTGCGAGTGGGCGTTCGCGAACCCGGGCAGGACGACGCCGGGCAGCCGGACGTCGTCGGCCGACGCGGACGAGCCGGCCGCGACCGCGACGATCACGCCGTCGTCCACCGAGATCCGCACGCCGGACGACAGGCCGCCGGGCAGCCAGGCGTGCGCGGCCCAGTACGCCGTCACCGGGTCAGCTCCGCCAGCACGTCGGCCAGCGCCTCCACCCCGGCGTGGCAGTCGGCCCGCTCGGCGAACTCGGCCGGCGAGTGCGAGACGCCGGTCGGGTTGCGGACGAACAGCATCGCCGTGGGCACACCTGCCGCGCTGAGGATCCCGGCGTCGTGCCCGGCGCCGGTCGGCAGCAGCGGCGCGCCGCCGAGCAGGCCGCTGAGCCGGGCCGCCAGCGCGGGGTCGAACACGGTGGCCGCGGTCCACGACTCTTGCCGCGGCGCGAACCGGCCGAGGTCGGCGAGGACGGCGGCGACGGCGTCCGGGTCGGCGCCGCGGCAGTCCAGCCAGGCCCGCACCTCGGACGGGATGGCGTTGACGCCGTTGGGGTCGACCTCGATCTTTCCGACGGTCGCCAGCACGCCGTGCGCCGCGGCCGCCGCCCGGGCGGACGTGACCAGGTCGGCGAGGCCGAGCATCGGGTCGCGGCGGTCGTCCAGCGGCGTGGTGCCGGCGTGGTTGGCCTCGCCGGCCAGCGTGACCCGCCAGCGCCCGTGCGGCCAGATCTCGGTCGCGACGCCGACCGGCGCGGATGCGGTGTCCCCGTCCCCTTTGCAATGAGCACCGATACGCACCGGTGCGTCATGGTGCTCATTGCAAAGCGGCCCGAGCGCGAGCGCCCGGCCCTGCTCGACATGCAGTTCGACGAACGTGCCGACGCGGTCCAGCGCCTCGGGGTCGGCGGCCGGTTCGCGCAGGCCCTGCCGGCCCAGCGCCTGGGCGAGGCTGACGCCGTCGGCGTCGGTGAGCGCGAGCGCGCGGTCCACCGTCAGCGCGCCGGTGAGCAGCCGCGACCCCGCGCAGGCGATGCCGAAGCGGGCGCCCTCCTCGTCGCCGAAGTTGACGACGCCGATCGGCCGCGACGGCACGTGCCCGCGCGAGCGGAGCAGGTCGACGGCGGCGAACGCGGACACCACGCCGAGCGGGCCGTCGAACGCGCCGCCGTTGGGGACGGAGTCCAGGTGCGACCCGGCGACGACGCCCTTCGCCGCGGCGGACGGCTCGCCCCACCACGCCCACTGGTTCCCGGCCCGGTCGGCGACGGCGGTCAGCCCGCGGCGGGCCGCCTCGGCGGCGAACCACTCGCGCAGCGTCGCGTCGGCGTCGGTCCACGCGAACCGCCGGTAGCCGCCGCGCGGGTCGCGTCCGACCGGCTCGAGGTCGGCCCACATCGAGTCGAAGGAGGCGGTCATCCGTCGGCGCCCTCGCGCATCGGGACGCGGACGCCGCGCTCGGCGGCCACCTCGGCGGCGCGGTCGTACCCGGCGTCGACGTGGCGGATGACGCCCATCGCGGGGTCGTTGGTCAGCACCCGGGCGATCTTCTCGCCGGCCAGCGCGGTGCCGTCGGCGACGGTGACCTGCCCGGCGTGGATGGACCGGCCCATGCCGACGCCGCCGCCGTGGTGGATGGACACCCAACTGGCCCCGGACGCGGTGTTGACCAGCGCGTTCAGCAGCGGCCAGTCGGCGATCGCGTCGGAGCCGTCGGCCATCGCCTCGGTCTCGCGGTACGGCGACGCGACGGACCCGGCGTCGAGGTGGTCGCGGCCGATGACGACCGGCGCGGACAGCTCGCCGGACGCGACCATGTCGTTGAACCGCAGCCCGGCGACGTCGCGCTCGCCGTAGCCGAGCCAGCAGATGCGGGCCGGCAGCCCCTGGAAGCGCACCTTCTCGCCGGCCAGCCGGATCCACCGGGCCAGCGGCTCGTTGTCCGGGAACAGCTCCAGGATCGCGCGGTCGGTGGCGGCGATGTCG containing:
- a CDS encoding PIG-L deacetylase family protein, with the translated sequence MTNVLMLASYGLEIVECGGAIAKAVAAGETVNAAVLMCREESRPQVARAADILGVSGDVDFLDVSFGEVDLASATKVKVVELIRRTKPDVIIMQDPQHAQHDLDPDRRVIALLFAEALAVAGRDWRVEECGGHDPHPIPTIYYMTPEHPNCVVEIGDVLDKKLKALQELSSQNTFSAQHWLEHTTPEILRSVVPAWTDGELETLGAEGQRAFFTALALTNGLASHSGAVLGEPYRREGTFVMDRLTR
- a CDS encoding allantoate amidohydrolase, translated to MTASFDSMWADLEPVGRDPRGGYRRFAWTDADATLREWFAAEAARRGLTAVADRAGNQWAWWGEPSAAAKGVVAGSHLDSVPNGGAFDGPLGVVSAFAAVDLLRSRGHVPSRPIGVVNFGDEEGARFGIACAGSRLLTGALTVDRALALTDADGVSLAQALGRQGLREPAADPEALDRVGTFVELHVEQGRALALGPLCNEHHDAPVRIGAHCKGDGDTASAPVGVATEIWPHGRWRVTLAGEANHAGTTPLDDRRDPMLGLADLVTSARAAAAAHGVLATVGKIEVDPNGVNAIPSEVRAWLDCRGADPDAVAAVLADLGRFAPRQESWTAATVFDPALAARLSGLLGGAPLLPTGAGHDAGILSAAGVPTAMLFVRNPTGVSHSPAEFAERADCHAGVEALADVLAELTR
- a CDS encoding formimidoylglutamate deiminase, yielding MTAYWAAHAWLPGGLSSGVRISVDDGVIVAVAAGSSASADDVRLPGVVLPGFANAHSHAFHRALRGRTHDGHGSFWTWREAMYALAGRLTPDTYYELARATYAEMALTGVTAVGEFHYLHHGPGGVPYADPNAMGAALRQAALDAGLRLTLLDTCYLAGGIGQPLDGVQLRFGDGSADGWAERFALLRDDATTRVGAAVHSVRAVPADAIGAVAAAAAGRPLHVHLSEQPAENEAALAAYGVTPAGLLDEHGALGPHTTVVHATHLTPGDIALLGAARTTACLCPTTERDLADGIGPARALLDAGAPLSLGTDQHAVIDLFEEARALETHERLRTLERGHFSPAELLAAATAHASLGWPDAGRLAPGARADLVAVRLDSPRTAGVDPAQVLFAATSADVDTVIADGRPIVTGGHHLLGDVGRLLSAAIVSASGGP